The sequence CTCCGCCGGCCAGCTGGGAGTTAGCCGCATTCACGATGGCATCAGTCTGTTCAGACGTAATATCTCCGACGGTCAGTTCGACGACACATGATCCGACAAGACGCTTCATTGGAGATGATCCCGTTCACAAAACCCAGGCAGACTGGAAAGACGCTCCGATGTTCACTGTAGTTGGCGCTCGGGGCGGAGGAAAGACCGGGAGTAGGATCAGCATTTCTGCATATCTGCGAGACTCGGATTCCAGCCGGGCCGATGGTTGGAACCGCTCCCCGAAACACTTAGAATCCGCGAAAATGATCGGTTTGCGGTGAACCCTTATTGGACATTTCACGACCAACTCAGGTGAAGCGATATGGCGAAGAAAACAATCGAAGATGTGGACGTTTCCGGTAAGTCTGTCCTGATGCGGGTCGATTTCAACGTGCCGCTGGATGACAACGGAGAAATCACCGATGACCGCCGCGTCGTGATGGCCCTTGATTCAATCAAATCGGTTGTCGATCGCAACGGCAAGCTGATTCTGGTCAGTCACCTCGGACGTCCAGCCGGCGATGGTTCGGCTGACGATCAGAAATACAGCCTGAAGCCGACCGCTGCCCGTCTTTCCGAGCTGCTTGGCAAGCCGGTCGCTTTTGCGACTGATACTGTCGGCAGCGATGCCGATGCGAAGGTGGCTGCGATGAAAGACGGCGATGTGCTCATCCTCGAGAACCTGCGTTTCAACAAGGGCGAGAAAAAGGGCGATGCCGAGTTCGCCGGCAAGCTGGCCGGTTACGCCGATGTCTACGTGAACGATGCCTTCGGGACCTGTCATCGGGAAGATGCATCGATGGTCGCCGTGCCCAAAGCCATGGGCGACAAGCCGAAGGTTTCCGGATTCCTCGTCGCACGCGAGATTCAGTATCTGACCGATACGATCAGCAGCCCGGACCGCCCGTTCGTGGCCATTCTCGGGGGAGCCAAGGTTTCCGACAAGATCAAGGTCATCGACAATCTGCTCTCGATCTGCGACAAGGTCCTGATCGGTGGAGCCATGGCTTACACGTTCAGTCTGGCGAAGGGTGGCAAAGTTGGTAAGAGTCTGGTCGAGAAGGACAAGGTCGATCTGGCGAAACAGCTGATGGAGAAGGGGGGCGACAAGCTCATGCTTCCCGTCGATACCCACTGTGGCGACGATTTCAGTAGCAGCTGCAACAAGAAGGTCGTGGCGGCTGGTCAGATTCCCGACGAATTCGAAGGTCTCGATATCGGACCGGAAACCGCAAAGCTGTATGCCGACACTGTGCGATCGGCCAAGACTGTGGTCTGGAACGGTCCGATGGGGGTCTTTGAAATGGCTCCGTTCGATGAAGGCACCAAGGCCGTTGCACAGGCAATTGCCGACAGCGATGCCGTCAGCATTATCGGAGGTGGCGACAGTGCCGCCGCTATCCAGCAACTCGGCTTCGCTGACCAGGTGTCGCACGTGAGCACGGGTGGGGGAGCTTCGCTGGCCATGCTCGAAGGGCAGAAGTTCGTAGCGGTCGATCTGCTCGACGAGAAGTAAACTCCTATTTCTGCGGAGAGTTGCGGACTTGCTTAACTGCTGGGGTCAAGGGGTGGAGATTCCACCCCGGCAGACTGGGGAATCGGTCCGTTTATGGTTTGGCCAATTTTTCGTGAGCCAATTCGGTTAACAGTTGACAAACCGGTACGGGAGATTGAACATAGACGGTGCATACCTGAGATAATCATTTCCCTAATCGTACATGGATGACGTCCCGTCGATCTTCATTGATTTCAGCAGCATTCTGCGACTGAAGAAGCCCTGTTCACAATCCCTCACCAGAAGTTGCCTGCGGTCTCATCATCCGATCGAAGCGTGATTTCCCAGATCCGTCTTTCCTCACAGCAGGTCCCATTGACGTTCTAGAATCTCGTTCCGGCATTTGTGGCGATCGAATTCTCTGAAGTCTGTTGATTATGTCGCCTTCTGAGAACCGTTTCGCTGTGCTGGGGTTGATTGGAGGAGTCGGTTCGGGAAAAAGCACTTTATCCCGCTGGCTGGCCGAACGATTGCCGGTCACGCGGATTGATGGTGACGAACTCGGACATCGGGCCCTGAAGGTTAATCCGGTTCGAACGGAACTTGTGGGTCGATTTGGAGCGGGAATCCTTAATCCCGATGGAGAAATACACCGTGCCGCCCTGGGGCGGTTGGTGTGGGGAGAAGATCAGACGGCGATTGAGAATCGACGGGTTCTCGAATCGATCGTGCATCCCGAAATTCGACGCATGATGGATTCTCAAGTCGAGGCGGCTCGAAATTCGAGACAACTCGGCATTATTCTCGATGCCGCGGTCATGCTCGAATCGGGCTGGGCCGGAATTTGTGACAAAATTGTGTTCATTGAAACTCCTGAACAGAATCGCCGCAATTATGTGGTGCAGGGGCGGGGATGGACCGAAGATCAATGGAAACAGCGTGAACGGAGCCAGTGGAGCCTGGCCGAAAAACGAAAACGTGCAGACGCTGTGATTGATAATTCAGGAACGCTGGAAGCCGCAGGGACGCAGCTTCAGAACTACGTTGAACAGACTTTCGGCTGGCGGCAGGAATGATTTCTGCGGAATGCGGTCGAAGATGTTCGCTGTCGTATTCAGGTTTCGACGCTCACTAATCATTTCAGGAAACCTCCTCTTCCGAAACTCCCTCGTCCCCAGCTCCTTCGAGCACTCTTCCTTTCTGGAACGCAGCTATGGCTACTGAAACCAAGAATCAAGGTTCGACCAGTCGATCCTCCTCCCGTTCAAAATCTGCTTCTGTCGATGCCGATCCGGCTCTGGAAGCCCTCGATACCCACGACGTCAATATCGCCGAGCTGCAGCGGCTCACCATGAAAGAGCTGCTCGATCTGGCCCGCACGGAGAAACTGACCGACTATACCGGTCTGAAGAAGCAGGATCTGATTTTCAAGATCCTCAAAGAACGCACCAAGATGAATGGGCTGATGTTCGGCGAGGGAACGCTGGAGATCCTCCCGGACGGCTTCGGTTTCCTCCGCAGTCCCGATTATCATTATCTGCCCTGTCCGGACGACATTTACGTCTCGCCGAGCCAGATTCGCCGCTTCGGTCTCCGCAACGGAGCGACTGTCGCCGGCCAGATTCGTCCGCCGAAAGAGAACGAGCGGTATTTCGCCCTGCTCCGCGTGGAAGCGATCAACGGCGAGGATCCGAATCTGCTCTCCGAGAAGGTCTTCTTCGACGATCTCACGCCACTGCACCCGGAAAAACGTCTGCGTTTGGCAGCTGATCCGGAAGACCTGAGCTCCCGCATCGTCGATATCGTCGCCCCGATCGGTATGGGACAGCGTGGTCTGATCGTGTCGCCTCCGCGAGCCGGTAAGACGGTGCTGCTGCAGAACCTCGCCAAATCGGTGATCCGCAACCATCCCGACGCTTATGTCATCATGCTGTTGATCGACGAGCGTCCGGAAGAAGTGACCGACATGGAGCGGCAGGTCAAAGGTCCTCAGTGCGAAGTCATCAGCAGTACGTTCGACGAGCCGCCGAGCCGCCATATTCAGGTCTCGGAAATGGTCATCGAAAAAGCGAAACGGATGGTCGAGTACGGACAGGATGTGATTATCTTCCTCGACTCGATTACCCGTCTGGCCCGGGCCTGGAACACCGAAGTGCCTCACTCCGGCAAAATCCTGACCGGGGGTGTCGATGCCAACGCTCTGCAACATCCCAAGCGATTCTTCGGAGCCGCCCGGAATGTGGAAGAGGGGGGCAGCCTGACGATCATCTCCACCGCTCTGGTCGATACCGGCAGTAAAATGGACGACGTGATCTTCGAAGAGTTCAAGGGAACCGGTAACACCGAATTGCATCTGGACCGCCGGATGGTCGAAAAGCGAATCTGGCCGGCCATCGACGTGAACAAGTCGGGTACCCGACGCGAAGAGCTCCTGATGGACGAAGAAGAACTTCGTCGCGTCTGGATTCTGCGACGTGTCCTCAACGACATGAACCCGGTCGAAGCGATGGAACTGCTGGTCAACCGTATGCGACGGACAAAGACCAACGAAGAATTCCTGATGAGCATGAACCTGAATTAACGGTCGCTCGTTTGATGGCCAGACAGAACGGCCCGGGCGTGACTGTCCGGGAGCCGCAGCCTCTGGCGACTTGTCTTCATCGCTCCTGAACGGCGTTCCGTCGGATTACCACACAGGAATGTCTGTGCCAGCCCCGCCGGAATGACGTGCTCACTCTCACTGACAACACAAGAACGACATCATGACGCAGACGATTTCTGGACAACTCCTTTCTGATTCCGGCGAATTCGCCATCGTGGTCGCCCGCTGGAACGAACTGGTGACCGGCCGGCTGCTGACTGCGGCGATCGATACCTTTCGCCGGCACGGAGTTGCTGAAGATCGAGTGACTGTCATTCATGTCCCAGGCTCTTTCGAGATTCCTCTGGCCGCGGAAACCGCTGCCGCTTCGGGAAAATATGCAGCCGTCTGCTGTCTCGGGGCCGTGGTCCAGGGCGAGACGCAGCATCACGATTACATCAACCACGCGGTGGCTCAGGGATTGATGAACGCGATGCAGCGAACCGGAGTTCCCATTGCCTTCGGCATCCTGACGTGTGAAAATCTCGATCAGGCACTGAATCGCGCGGGCGGCAAGGCGGGCAATAAGGGTGAAGAAGCCGCACTGGCGGCGATCGAAATGACCAGCCTCCTCGGCAAACTGCCTCGCAAGAAGAAGTAGGGCAGGCTTCGGCCTCCCATGAGATACCTCTGGATCGCGTGGCCAGGTGAAGCGGCTGAATAGTTAAGAGAATGCCGGAACTTCGAGTGCTATTCTTCGAAGCGAAGAGAGGCAGGCAATAGCCTGCCCTGCGGTTTCAGGCACCACTTTCCCAAGGGGACCGCTGCTGGCTCGCCCGGCAGTGCATTTTTCAGACGACGAACGCCGTCTTGATCGACGGCTCAACGAAACAAACGAATGTCCAAACGCTCTAAAGCTCGTGAACTGGCTCTGCAGATGCTCTTCCTCGTCGATATGAATCCCGACGTGGACGGCAAGACCGTGCTGGAAATGATCCAGGAACGCATTGAAGACCAGGAAGCCTCCCGCTTCAGCTGGCAGTTGTTCTCCGGCACGATGGAACGCCGCGATCAGATTGACGCAGCGATCTCTGCTGTCGCCAAGAACTGGACGCTCAAACGCATGGCCGCGACCGATCGCAACCTGCTCCGCCTCGGCTGCTTCGAACTGCAGCACTTCGACACCCCGCCGACCGTGGTCATCAACGAAGCAATCGACCTGGCCAAAAAATTCGGAGCCGAGAACTCCTCCTCGTTTGTGAACGGGATTCTCGATCAGTTGAAGCCCCGCGAGTAAAGCGCCCGAAGCGGCGGCGTCTTGCCGCCGAAAGAGCGAGGCAGTTATTGCGGCCTGATCATTTCGTGCGACGCGAGCATCCGGTCGAAACACTCGCATCGCGGCCCTGTATTGGCAACGTCCATTCGACGGCAGGATGCCGCCGCTATGGGCTTCGTCTCTCCCAGGCCTGCAGGCCTCAACCTCAACCCGAAACGTCAATGAGGTCCCTTTGACGCATGTCCTCACTGACGTTTCGGGTTAAGTAGCGGAGCGCCCGCGCCGCTCGTTCCTGAAGGAATTCACGGAAGACTCTCGCGATTTCTCCCTATTTGCCTATAACGGAACAGGCGAGATTTGCACCAAAGGAGAAGCGATGTCGACGACGAAGTATCAGAAGGGACAGAACGTCCGATGGAAGTGGGGCAATGGCTGGGGGCACGGCAAGGTGCAGGACCACTTCACCGAGAAAGTGACGCGGCAGATCAAGAACAACGACGTGACCCGCGATGCCAGCGATGACAACCCGGCTTACCTGATCGAGCAGGAGGACGGCGACCGCGTTCTCAAATCGCACTCCGAAATCGAGGCCGATTCCTGATGGGGAGTCAGGTGATTGCCGACGAGCGGGTTCAGCTGCTCAATGACAAAGAAACGGCTGACGGCCAGTATGTTCTCTACTGGATGCAGCAGTCGCAGCGGGCGCTGGACAATCATGCTCTGGAGTTCGCGGTGCAGCGGGCCAACGCTCTCGAAGCTCCGTTGCTGGTCGCCTTCGGTCTGACCGACAACTACCCGGAAGCCAATCTCCGGCACTACACCTTCATGGTGGAGGGGCTGGTTGAAACCGCTGAGCAACTGAAACGCCGCAAAATTGGCTTCGTGCTTCGCTTCGGAGCTCCGCAGGAAGTGGCGGCGAAGCTGGCTCAGGACGCCTGCGAAGTTGTCTGCGATCGCGGCTATCTGCGACATCAACGGCAGTGGAGAGACCATGTCGCAAAGAGATCGCCGTGCAAGGTCTGGCAGGTTGAGAGCGATCTGATCGTGCCGATTGAAACCACGTCGGGCAAAGCCGAATACGCCGCCCGCACCATCCGCGGAAAGATCAACAAGGCGGCCGAGAATTTCTACGAAGAACTCCGCACGACCAGCCTTGATCAGGACTCGACGAACCTGTCTGTGGCCGGGGAAGAGCACGACAGTGTTGCGGCGGTGCTCAACCAGTTGAAGCTGGACGAATCGGTCGGCTCAGTCTCTCATCACTTCAAAGGCGGGACGAACGAAGCGACCACGCTGCTGAAGCGGTTCGTCGATGGCAGGCTCAAAGTCTACAACAGCGACCGAACCAACGTCCCCGATCCGCCCGTTTCGTACCTGAGTCCGTACCTGCACTTCGGCCAGATCTCCCCGCTCACGATTGCTCTGGCGGTGCGCGAGAAAAAGGCACCTGCCGAGGACCGCGATTCGTTTCTCGAAGAACTGCTGGTGAGGCGGGAGCTGGCTCACAACTTCTGCTACTACACGCCGAACTATGATTCGTTCACCTGCATTCCCGACTGGGCCCGGAAGTCACTCGAAAAGCATCGTGACGACGAACGGCCGCATCGGTACACCGCCAGCGAACTCGAAGCCGCTGAGACACACGACACGGCCTGGAACGCGGCCATGACCGAAATGAAACTCCGCGGCTACCTGCACAACCACATGCGGATGTACTGGGGCAAAAAGATCCTCGAATGGAGCAACACGCCCGAGTACGCCCACAAGGTGGCGCTGGAGTTGAACAACAAGTACTTTCTCGACGGCCGCGACGCGAACTCGTTCACCAACGTCGCCTGGCTCTTCGGCATCCACGATCGAGCCTTCGGCGAACGCGACATCTTCGGCAAGGTCCGCTACATGGCGGCTTCCGGCCTGAAACGCAAGTTCGACATCGAGAAATACATCCGCCAGATCGAACGCCTGAAGCGCAAAGAACAGAGCGACGAGTGAGACGCTGAGTAAGGTTCGAGTCAACCACAGAGACAAAGAGGTCACAGAGAGTCGGGTCAATGCCCCGGTGCTTCTGAAACCTCAATGCTTCTCCACTCAAGCGCCGCCTAGTCCACCTTGGTGGATTTCTCTCCGGCTTCGATCTTCATTCCGGCGGCCCAGTGGATGCCGTTCTTCAGGAGCTTGATGAAGGTCGGGTGCTTGAAGTCGTCGACGTTGCCGAGCGATGTGTAGAACGACCGGCCGCCGTCTGCTCGTTTGAAGGTCCAGGCGACCGGTTCTTCCGGATGGCCTTCGATTTCAGCGTACATCAGCGGAGTGGTGCCCGGCTCAAGCGGCATCACCTTGTAGAGCGACCAGCCCTGTGGGAATCTCTTACTGCGATCGATCCCTTTCAGGATCGGCGACTTCACGTCCTCGTCAACGCGAACAGTCGACTTCAAATCGTTCTTGTAGTGGTTGTGGTAGTTGCCGCCAAAAACTTCCTGATCCCAGCGCTCCCAGTCGGCATAGCCTTCCGGGGGTGGCTGCTTGATGTAGAAGGCATGGCTGGCGGTGCGGATGCCGACAATCGGTTTTCCGCTGGCGACGTAGTCGCGAACGATCTGCATATCGGCTTTCGGCAGGACCCGTCGACGGACAGAGAAAAGAGCGATGTCGGCGTCCTGAAGCTGCTCGATGCCCGGGATCAGATTCCGATCGTCATCGGCGGCGAACGCGAAGCTGACGCGGAAGTCGTCGCTGAGATGCTTCTCGGCAAACGGCGGCAGCGTTTCTTCCGTCTTGTACTCCCCTTCCGCGATCACCATTAACAGGTTCGGACGCTTGTCGCCTTTGAACCGAAACGGCTTGCCGCCGATGAACTGATTGCTCGTGATCGTCGGACAGACGAACTTCTCGATGTGAGAAATGATCAGGTCCGTTCCGGCGAAGTGACAGACGTAGGGAGCGGACGCCGGGTTGTACATGGTGTCGGTCATGTCGCGGAGCAGGACGGCGTTCTTGCCGTTGCGAACCATCTGCCGCAATCCGAACGGGCGCCCGAGCACGCACATGTTGGTGTGCACGCCGGCAACGATGACGTTCTTGATTCCGCGATCTTCGAGAATGCTCCAGACTTCATCGCCCTTGTCGGAAATGAAATCGTGCTTCGCAACAATCCTGATGCCTGGATGCTGCTTCTGCCAGGGTCGTTTCGGATTCCGTTGCTCGGCTTCGAGGCGGGCAAGCCAGGTTTTCTTCTCTTCGGGGGTGTCGTCGTTGCCGCCGTCGGTCTGGTCGATCGGGTACTGCCCCGCTTCCTCGGCTGGAATCTGATAGCACCATTTGGTGATCTCTTCGGGCAGGTTGTCGGCTTTGGGCTGCGATGCAGCTCGCTGACGAGACGGGTGATCGGCGTAGGCATCCATGCAGCCGCTCGGTGCGTGAATGATCGTCACACCCTCGGCTCGCGCCTTGTTGACGGTCTCGTTCAACCGGGGCACGAACTGTTCGAGCCGTTTGACGGCGTTCCAGCAGGTGTGCGAATCCCAGACGTCGCACAGAATGAGAGCCGTCTCTTCGGGCTTCCAGTTCTGTTCTTCGATGGTGCGATGAAACCGACCGGAGCCGGGGCTGGTCTCGTGTTGAGACCGCAACTGCAGCTTCAGCGGCTCGGCACTGAGAAGCGAAGCGGGCAGAAGAACAAGTGAAGTGAGCAGGAGCAGACGGCAGATCATGGGCAATCCCTCTTCTGAGTGTGGCAGGAGATTCGAGAATACCCGATTGGCCCAACCGTTCCAAACGAACCGTCGGTTCGCTCCAGCTCCGAGCAGTCCGGGTTGGCACAGAGATTGATCTCTGGGTTGCGAAAGCAACAGGAGGCTTGTCTGACCGCTTTCCGCAGCGCTTGACGCGGCTCGCGCACAAACGGGATACCGCGCAGATGAAGATCTTCTGGGGCACCTCTGCCGGGGAGTTACGAGCAGTTCGACAAAGCTGGTCATTACTGAGGAATGTCTGGGCCACCGGAGGGAAGTAACGTACGAAATTGAGTTCCGCTATTCCGGTCACTTTTCCCGGCTCGCAAACGTGGATAGACTGCTGAAATACGTGATCTTCCTGATCGATAATGAACGAAGAGTCAGATAGAAGAAGTAGAGTTTCATGACGTCAGCGACTGCAGCCGCACTTTCCTGGAATGAACTGGCCGACGCGGTTCTCAATGGGGAAACGATCGACGAGGCGACTTGCCAGCGGATTCTGGATTGCCCGAACGAAGAGTTGCTCGGTCTTCTGCAGGCGGCTTACCGGATTCGCCGGCAGCACTTCGGCAATCAGGTTCAGCTCTACTACCTGAAGAACGCCAAGAGCGGTCTCTGCCCGGAAGATTGCGGCTACTGTTCGCAGTCGAAAATCTCCGATGCTCCCATCGAAAAATACGCCTGGCTGAACGAAGAACGTCTGCTCGCCGGCGCCCGTCAGGCGGCCGACAATCAGGCCAAGACGTACTGCATCGTCGCCAGCGGACGTGGCCCGACGAATCGCGAAGTCGATCATGTCGCCAAAGTGGTCCGCCGCATCAAGGACGAACTCGGTCTGCACATCTGCTGCTGCCTGGGACTGCTGAAGCCGGAACAGGCTCAGACTCTGGCCGATGCCGGCGTCGATCGCATCAATCACAATCTGAACACGTCCCGCGAGTACTACGACAAGATCTGCACGACGCACACCTATCAGGATCGCATCGATACGCTGAAGATTGCTTCGGAAGCCGGCATGGAACTGTGCAGCGGCGTGATTGTCGGGATGGGCGAAACCGATGACGACCTCGTTCGCGTCGCCGGGGAACTTCGCGAGTTGAACGTGAAGTCGATTCCGATCAACTTCCTGACGTCGATCGAAGGAACTCCGCTCGAGAACACGTCGGAACTGTCGCCGCAGAAGTGTCTGAAGGCGCTGTGCCTGTTCCGCTTCGCCAATCCGACGACCGAAATCCGCATCGCTGGCGGTCGGGAAGTGCATCTGCGAACGCTGCAGCCGCTCGGCCTGTATCCGGCCAACTCGGTCTTTGTCAGCGATTATCTGACGACCAAGGGTCAGACGCCGTCCGAAGACTATCAGATGATTACCGACCTCGGCTTCGAAGTCGTGACGCAGGGATTCGAGTCGGCTGAGTCGGAAGCGGTTCGCTAGAGCATATCGTTCAGAGGAGCGGACGCTTGAAGGAGCCTCAGAAGGGAACGGGCTGGCTGTGGGTCTACGTCGCCGTCTGCGTTCTCTACCTCGGGGCGGGGATCGGCACGCTGATCGCCGTCATTGTGACGCAATTCTTCTGAACCTGGCGTCTTAACTCACTGTCATCTCCGTCTACAATGAACGTTGAGTTCCCTCGGGGCTCAACGTCGCTAACCCGCTATCGCAGCGGTTGACCATAGACAGGAGATTGAACCATGACGACCCGCTATTTCGAGACCGATCTGAACTGCAATAAATGCGTTTCCAAGGTGACGCCCTTCCTGGACGAAGATCAGGGGGTCGCTGAGTGGGCGGTCGATATCAACGATCCCCGCAAAGTGCTGAAGGTCTCCGGGGACAACGTGAGCCCCGATCACATCTCCACGCTGGTGGAGAAATCGGGCTTCCATGTGAAGCGGGAACTGCAGGTCGATGAGCCGGAGCATGCGGCAACTGCTCATCAGCATCACGATCGTCAGGCGGAGTCCGAAGGCTTTCAGCTGAAGACGTACTATCCCCTGCTGTTGATTGTCGGCTTTCTGCTGCTGATCACGGGACTCGTCGAATTCCGAGCCGGTGAATGGGTGACGATGCGGGCGATGTCGACCTTCATGGGCGGCTTCTTCCTCGCCTTCTCGTTCTTCAAGCTGCTCGATGTCCGCGGCTTCGCGGATGCCTTTACCTCCTACGATCTCGGAGCCCGGCACGTTCCCGACTATGCGGTTGCCTATCCGTTTATCGAACTGGCGCTCGGTATCGCCTATCTCACGAACTTCCAGCCGGTGGTGACCAATGCCGTGACGCTGTTCGTGATGGTGCTGGGGCTGATCGGCGTGAGCAACGCCCTGTTCAACAAGCGGACGATCCAGTGTGCCTGCCTCGGCACGGTCTTCGATCTGCCGATGTCGAAGGTGACCTTCATTGAAGACGCCACGATGGCCCTGATGGCCGGAGCGATGTTGTGGCATCTGCTCGGGTAGGCCGCCAATCTGCTCGCGTACAAACTGGATGCTGGGCGGACGAAGCCGTCGGAGGATGCATCAGTCGCGTGGCTCAACTGACACCCTTTCACCGGGCGTACGCCTATGGAATCACCCACGTCCAATACCGCTTCGCCCACGGCTGCGCCGCCCCGAAAGAATCTTTCGGGGCCACCTCCTCGAGGCCGTACTAAACCAGTTCTGGCAGCGGCTGGTATTCCTGGTCGACGAGATACTGCGGGCGGCCGGCGAAGTCTTCGATGGTGATGGCGTGGGGATTGATGCCCATGAACTGGTACAGTGAGGCGAAGACTTCACTGAAGTGGACCGGGCGTTCGGCGATGGTGGCTCCGATGCGGTCGGTGGCGCCGATGACCTGACCGGTGCGGAAGCCGCCCCCGGCGAGGAGTCCGCCGCCAACCTGCGGCCAGTGATCGCGGCCGGCATCGGCGTTGATGCGAGGCGTGCGACCGAATTCGCCCCAGGCAACCACAGCGACATCGTCGGCCATACCCCGTTCGTGCAGTTCTTCAATCAGCGTCGCCAGTGCCTGATCAAACTGGGGCAGATGGGTTTTCTTCATGCCGTCGAAGTTGTTGCTGTGGAAGTCCCAGCGGCCGAAGTTGAGCGTCACCACGCGGGCTCCCGCTTCAACGAGACGGCGGGCCATCAGAAAATGCTCCGGGTTCGTCGGGGCCCCGTCGCCATAATTCTTCGGGCTGCCGTTCCGCCCGTAACGCTCACGGACTTCGGCAGGTTCTTTGGAGATGTCGAGGGCATCGGCGAGTTTGCTCGACGTCAGAATATCGAAGGCCTGCTGGTTGATTGTGTCCATGCCGTCCATCATGCCCGAGGCGTCGATGTTGCGGCGGAGGTTATCGACGGAAGCCAGCAGTTCCTTGCGGCGGGAAAGTCGCTCCCCGTCGATCTGACCGAGGACCATGTCTTTTCGCGAGGGGCCCGACGGGCGGAATGCGGCGTGACCGACGCCGAGAAAGCCGGGATGTCCGGGTGAACCGTACGGAGGATGTCCGGTATCGGGTGAGAGGCCCACGAACGCCGGCACGGATGGATTGGTTGGTCCGAGCACCTTGGAAACGGTGGAGCCGAGTGAAGGCCAGCCGCCCGGCGGCTGGTTACGGGTCGTGCGGCCGGTGTAGCAGATGAACGAGTCGTGAGCACCGTTGGGAGAACCGTACACGGAGCGAAGCGGGACGCACTTGTCCATGATCCTGGCCAGGTTCGGCAGATGCTCGCAGATCTGCAGGCCGGGGACGC is a genomic window of Rubinisphaera margarita containing:
- a CDS encoding heavy-metal-associated domain-containing protein, whose translation is MTTRYFETDLNCNKCVSKVTPFLDEDQGVAEWAVDINDPRKVLKVSGDNVSPDHISTLVEKSGFHVKRELQVDEPEHAATAHQHHDRQAESEGFQLKTYYPLLLIVGFLLLITGLVEFRAGEWVTMRAMSTFMGGFFLAFSFFKLLDVRGFADAFTSYDLGARHVPDYAVAYPFIELALGIAYLTNFQPVVTNAVTLFVMVLGLIGVSNALFNKRTIQCACLGTVFDLPMSKVTFIEDATMALMAGAMLWHLLG
- a CDS encoding DUF1501 domain-containing protein; protein product: MLKITGHGKTLCDGVSRRDALKIGALGLGGLSLQQLLAAEAAAGIQKSQKSIIMIYMCGAPAHQDMYDMKMDAPSEIRGEYRPIDTSVPGLQICEHLPNLARIMDKCVPLRSVYGSPNGAHDSFICYTGRTTRNQPPGGWPSLGSTVSKVLGPTNPSVPAFVGLSPDTGHPPYGSPGHPGFLGVGHAAFRPSGPSRKDMVLGQIDGERLSRRKELLASVDNLRRNIDASGMMDGMDTINQQAFDILTSSKLADALDISKEPAEVRERYGRNGSPKNYGDGAPTNPEHFLMARRLVEAGARVVTLNFGRWDFHSNNFDGMKKTHLPQFDQALATLIEELHERGMADDVAVVAWGEFGRTPRINADAGRDHWPQVGGGLLAGGGFRTGQVIGATDRIGATIAERPVHFSEVFASLYQFMGINPHAITIEDFAGRPQYLVDQEYQPLPELV
- the bioB gene encoding biotin synthase BioB, producing the protein MTSATAAALSWNELADAVLNGETIDEATCQRILDCPNEELLGLLQAAYRIRRQHFGNQVQLYYLKNAKSGLCPEDCGYCSQSKISDAPIEKYAWLNEERLLAGARQAADNQAKTYCIVASGRGPTNREVDHVAKVVRRIKDELGLHICCCLGLLKPEQAQTLADAGVDRINHNLNTSREYYDKICTTHTYQDRIDTLKIASEAGMELCSGVIVGMGETDDDLVRVAGELRELNVKSIPINFLTSIEGTPLENTSELSPQKCLKALCLFRFANPTTEIRIAGGREVHLRTLQPLGLYPANSVFVSDYLTTKGQTPSEDYQMITDLGFEVVTQGFESAESEAVR